Proteins from a single region of Paraglaciecola sp. T6c:
- a CDS encoding NRDE family protein: MCILFIAVNQHPDYPLIVAANRDEFFERPTRESCFWEGQPNTLAGKDLRAGGTWMGINTQGKLAALTNIRDPKRNLANAVSRGELVSQYLQHSPRSDAYLSKMLADAENYNGFNLLYGDWNNLHVFNNHTLQSERLTTGVYGLSNAKLNTPWPKTLHGMAQLTEYCQNPHTLEVESLFALLKNQTKAQDDILPQTGVPIEWERKLSSIFIQSPEYGTRSSTLLLVDKQQRVSWQERTFNHEAQCIAENSYHFDIN; encoded by the coding sequence ATGTGTATTTTATTTATTGCTGTAAATCAGCACCCTGATTATCCTCTTATTGTTGCAGCGAATCGGGATGAGTTCTTTGAGCGACCAACACGCGAGTCGTGCTTTTGGGAAGGGCAGCCGAACACTCTAGCTGGAAAAGATCTGCGTGCTGGTGGCACTTGGATGGGTATTAATACCCAAGGTAAACTTGCAGCACTAACCAATATTCGCGATCCCAAGCGTAATCTAGCCAATGCAGTGAGTAGGGGGGAATTGGTTAGTCAGTATCTGCAACACTCCCCTAGAAGCGATGCTTATCTTTCCAAGATGTTAGCGGATGCCGAGAACTATAATGGCTTTAATTTATTATATGGTGATTGGAATAACTTACATGTATTTAACAACCATACGCTTCAATCTGAGAGATTAACAACGGGAGTTTACGGCTTATCTAACGCAAAATTAAACACCCCTTGGCCGAAAACTTTACATGGCATGGCACAGTTAACCGAATATTGCCAAAACCCTCATACGTTAGAAGTTGAAAGCTTATTTGCTTTACTTAAAAACCAGACCAAAGCCCAAGATGATATATTGCCGCAAACCGGTGTGCCTATTGAGTGGGAGCGTAAGTTATCCTCGATTTTTATACAAAGCCCAGAGTATGGCACTCGTTCATCCACGCTACTTTTAGTGGATAAGCAGCAGCGTGTATCATGGCAAGAACGAACCTTTAATCATGAGGCTCAATGTATTGCTGAAAATAGCTATCATTTCGATATAAATTAG
- a CDS encoding FHA domain-containing protein, producing the protein MAIVLELLSRKDQTLKYFKFNKSEILVGRDHHCDLRLEDPYISAEHVRITQDSQDQSIFFEDCQTINGTLVNKQSMTSGKLHGNDILKLGRTRLKVVNTNQPVSAALPLSQLEESLNWLSSSAVAILLTLAYLVLSMVFEFTNSVEAYNVFDMLPKEMGQMALLSAWPIGFAVMGKVFNKESRVVSQFSILWLTLFIFYGLYLLGKLLSFNFNAPEALIWVELIVYSLVLFGFIWLSLFFAFHQTNTRRNLVGSMMTLVIVVPVVSIGMLGSSDFSAKPDYNSIMLPPIYQLRPASDVTTFVENSRTLFTELDERIEREGLAEQSAND; encoded by the coding sequence ATGGCAATAGTGCTTGAGTTGCTTTCACGTAAAGACCAAACATTAAAATACTTTAAATTTAATAAGTCAGAGATTTTGGTGGGTCGTGATCATCATTGTGATTTGCGTTTGGAAGACCCTTATATCAGTGCCGAGCATGTGCGCATAACGCAAGACAGCCAAGATCAATCTATCTTCTTTGAAGATTGCCAAACGATAAACGGCACGTTGGTAAATAAGCAGTCAATGACGAGCGGTAAACTGCACGGTAACGATATTTTAAAACTGGGTCGTACACGCTTAAAAGTCGTCAATACGAATCAGCCAGTGTCAGCCGCTTTACCATTGAGCCAGTTAGAAGAGAGTTTGAATTGGTTGTCCAGTAGTGCAGTGGCGATTTTGCTTACGTTAGCTTATTTAGTGTTGTCCATGGTGTTTGAGTTCACCAATAGCGTTGAAGCCTACAATGTATTTGACATGTTACCTAAAGAGATGGGGCAAATGGCTTTGTTAAGTGCTTGGCCTATCGGCTTCGCTGTAATGGGCAAGGTTTTTAACAAAGAAAGCAGAGTAGTGAGTCAGTTTTCTATTCTCTGGCTTACATTGTTTATATTTTACGGCTTATATTTGTTAGGAAAATTACTTTCTTTTAACTTTAATGCGCCTGAAGCATTGATATGGGTAGAGCTAATTGTGTATTCACTGGTGTTGTTTGGTTTTATTTGGTTGTCTTTGTTTTTTGCTTTTCACCAAACCAATACACGGCGCAATCTCGTGGGTTCAATGATGACCTTAGTAATAGTAGTACCAGTGGTCAGTATAGGTATGTTAGGTAGCAGCGACTTTAGCGCTAAGCCTGATTACAACAGTATCATGTTGCCACCTATCTATCAGCTGCGCCCAGCATCAGATGTAACGACATTCGTTGAAAATTCACGGACCTTATTTACGGAACTTGATGAACGTATCGAACGTGAAGGCCTAGCTGAGCAAAGCGCCAATGATTAG
- a CDS encoding S1 family peptidase gives MRYMFFALALYSAMGFAQQTAQNLFSHYQSALYQIRIIELGSGNKSSIGSGFQINDSGVLVTNYHVVSEFVYFPEKYRIEYLAADGSVGDLSLVNIDVVNDLALVQVKSGSSSAGFFSLSASLPEQGSSIYSLGNPHDLGMIVVPGTFNGIKKNSFYQRIHFTGSINPGMSGGPVVNPEGQVVGVNVATAGNQIGFLVPLTKIHTLIDADDFTPLAPDDYKKVIASQLMVNQQRLFERLERGVWKSNELGGAKIPTLEGALLSCWGDSNSADQEALYLSVENRCSLDEEIFLHGGLRTGGIEIEFEWLESGEFGAHRFYDFFSGSISGAGAGNQASKNDVSNYQCKQDIVANTHDVKTKSILCLRAYKEFAHLYDVLYIGATLNHESQGLISHFTLAGVSQESATRFTKQFVGAIAWQ, from the coding sequence TTGAGATATATGTTTTTCGCGCTGGCCTTATACAGCGCAATGGGCTTTGCTCAGCAGACGGCGCAAAATCTTTTTAGCCATTACCAAAGTGCACTATATCAAATTCGAATTATTGAATTGGGTTCAGGTAACAAGTCTTCAATTGGCTCTGGGTTTCAAATAAATGACTCAGGTGTGCTGGTAACGAATTACCACGTTGTCTCTGAATTCGTTTATTTTCCTGAAAAATATCGTATTGAGTATCTCGCTGCTGATGGCTCTGTTGGTGATTTGTCGCTGGTTAACATTGATGTGGTTAATGATCTTGCGTTAGTGCAGGTCAAAAGTGGAAGTAGCAGCGCGGGTTTCTTCTCATTATCTGCCTCATTACCCGAGCAGGGTAGCAGCATATACTCACTTGGTAACCCGCATGACTTAGGCATGATTGTGGTACCAGGTACCTTTAATGGCATTAAAAAGAACAGTTTCTATCAGCGTATTCATTTCACTGGCTCGATTAACCCAGGCATGAGCGGCGGTCCTGTTGTGAACCCTGAAGGCCAAGTTGTTGGTGTCAATGTCGCAACAGCGGGTAACCAAATCGGCTTTCTAGTGCCCTTGACTAAAATCCACACATTAATTGACGCAGACGATTTCACCCCGTTAGCGCCAGACGATTACAAGAAGGTTATTGCCTCTCAGCTAATGGTGAATCAACAACGTTTGTTTGAACGCCTTGAACGGGGTGTATGGAAATCAAATGAATTAGGCGGCGCGAAAATACCTACCCTAGAAGGCGCATTACTTTCTTGTTGGGGAGACTCAAACAGCGCGGATCAAGAAGCGTTATATTTGTCAGTAGAAAATAGATGCAGTTTAGATGAAGAAATATTCCTTCATGGCGGTCTTCGTACTGGCGGTATAGAAATAGAGTTTGAATGGCTTGAAAGTGGCGAATTTGGTGCACACCGCTTTTATGACTTCTTTAGTGGCAGCATTTCAGGTGCTGGTGCGGGTAATCAAGCTAGCAAAAATGATGTGAGCAACTATCAATGCAAACAGGATATTGTAGCCAATACTCACGATGTTAAAACCAAAAGTATTTTATGTTTAAGGGCATATAAAGAATTCGCACATTTGTACGATGTTTTATATATAGGAGCCACATTGAACCACGAGTCTCAAGGGTTGATAAGCCACTTTACCCTAGCTGGGGTGAGTCAGGAATCGGCTACGCGGTTTACTAAGCAATTTGTGGGAGCAATAGCATGGCAATAG
- a CDS encoding lysophospholipid acyltransferase family protein, giving the protein MASKLNTPELSEDLPRIGNAFSCSIGRATLKLMGWQFSGEFPKHKKMIIAVAPHTSNWDFVIGIAVAFTLKLKITFFAKSSLFIPPFSVLLRRWGGLPIKRQKAHGMVEQMSEEARQADNMILCLAPEGTRGKRENWKTGFLHIAYKADMPVFLVAFDYKKKRIELGPVLTISENIPLELQRIYQHYHTVHAKFPDEVATNLTPPSGDKD; this is encoded by the coding sequence ATGGCTAGCAAATTAAATACTCCTGAGTTAAGTGAAGATTTACCGCGCATTGGTAACGCCTTTAGTTGTTCGATCGGCAGAGCAACACTTAAACTTATGGGTTGGCAATTTAGTGGTGAATTTCCCAAACACAAAAAGATGATAATCGCCGTGGCTCCACATACTTCGAACTGGGATTTCGTGATCGGAATAGCCGTCGCGTTTACACTAAAGCTTAAAATTACTTTCTTCGCGAAAAGCAGCTTATTTATTCCACCATTTTCGGTGTTACTCCGTCGCTGGGGTGGGCTACCTATAAAGCGCCAAAAAGCACATGGCATGGTAGAACAAATGTCGGAAGAAGCTCGCCAAGCAGATAACATGATTCTGTGCCTCGCCCCTGAAGGGACGCGCGGTAAACGCGAAAATTGGAAAACAGGCTTTTTACACATCGCTTATAAAGCTGACATGCCCGTGTTCTTAGTCGCATTTGATTATAAGAAAAAGCGAATTGAATTAGGCCCTGTGCTAACAATAAGTGAAAATATACCATTAGAACTACAACGCATTTATCAGCATTATCACACTGTGCATGCTAAATTCCCTGATGAAGTAGCGACCAACTTAACGCCCCCAAGCGGAGACAAAGATTGA
- a CDS encoding cystathionine gamma-synthase family protein, which yields MKDKGFTTRLVHADRVINKPQNGAVHQATNNSVLFAFDNAQDLVDVFQGKAAGHVYSRSSSASSVSLQNILNELEGGVGAITFSTGMAAISATFLSLLRAGDHIIMSQFLFGNTSSLASTLQGLGIEISFVDATDVQNVIAAIKPNTKLVYAETIANPATQVSDLSAIGQLCNEQKLLFIVDNTMTPANIFDPKSVKASLTIASLTKYVSGHANVLGGVVVDTGLFDWSGFNNILPIYRTADTQQWGLTQIKKRGLRDMGATLSPDAAHSISIGLETLALRVERICQNALRLATYLHGHEHVQHVYYPGIADHPQHYIARELFTGYGGIVSIDLAEHIDPLAFLNELKLVLCATHLGDTRTLGLPVAQTIYFENTAEQRADMGINDNMLRFSIGIEDVDDIVADFEQAFTALV from the coding sequence TTGAAAGACAAAGGTTTTACCACCCGTTTAGTACACGCAGATAGAGTAATCAATAAACCGCAAAACGGAGCGGTGCATCAAGCAACAAATAATTCCGTTTTGTTTGCATTTGATAACGCGCAAGACCTAGTCGATGTATTTCAAGGCAAAGCAGCAGGTCACGTATATTCACGCTCATCCTCTGCATCAAGTGTGTCATTGCAAAATATTCTTAATGAATTAGAAGGTGGCGTGGGTGCCATTACCTTTTCTACGGGAATGGCAGCCATCAGTGCAACGTTTTTAAGTTTGCTTCGCGCTGGCGACCACATCATTATGAGCCAATTTTTGTTTGGCAATACCAGCAGCCTTGCCAGCACATTACAAGGACTGGGTATAGAGATCAGCTTCGTTGACGCAACAGATGTGCAAAACGTGATTGCAGCTATAAAGCCAAATACCAAATTAGTGTATGCCGAAACCATAGCCAACCCTGCCACCCAAGTATCTGATTTAAGTGCCATAGGTCAGTTATGTAACGAACAAAAATTGCTGTTTATCGTTGATAACACCATGACGCCTGCCAATATTTTTGATCCCAAAAGCGTCAAGGCTTCACTGACTATCGCTTCATTAACTAAGTATGTATCAGGGCACGCTAATGTGCTGGGCGGTGTCGTTGTCGACACTGGTTTATTCGACTGGAGTGGGTTTAACAACATATTACCTATTTACCGCACAGCGGATACCCAGCAATGGGGACTGACGCAAATTAAGAAACGCGGCCTTAGAGACATGGGGGCAACGTTATCTCCTGATGCGGCCCACAGCATATCCATAGGTCTTGAAACGCTGGCTTTGAGGGTAGAGAGAATTTGCCAAAATGCGCTGCGTCTGGCGACGTACTTACATGGTCATGAACACGTTCAGCACGTTTACTATCCGGGTATAGCGGACCACCCACAACATTATATAGCGCGAGAGCTATTCACAGGTTATGGGGGAATAGTCAGTATCGACCTAGCTGAGCATATCGACCCGCTCGCATTTTTAAATGAGCTTAAGTTAGTGTTGTGCGCAACACATTTAGGGGACACCCGTACTTTAGGTTTACCCGTCGCCCAAACTATTTACTTTGAGAACACTGCCGAGCAAAGAGCCGATATGGGTATTAATGATAATATGCTGCGTTTTTCGATCGGTATTGAAGATGTAGACGATATTGTTGCGGACTTCGAACAAGCCTTTACCGCACTGGTGTAA
- a CDS encoding OsmC family protein, giving the protein MKATVSWQSDMKFVGETDTGKTIEMDGDGSQATPMEAVLLAVGACSSIDVVEILKKSRQGITGCECQLDAQRADEAPRVFTEIHAHYVVSGENLSEKHIQRAVQLSAEKYCSVMLMLEGKVKITTSFSIQP; this is encoded by the coding sequence ATGAAAGCGACCGTTAGTTGGCAGTCAGATATGAAATTCGTTGGTGAAACTGACACAGGAAAAACCATCGAAATGGACGGTGATGGCAGTCAGGCGACCCCTATGGAAGCCGTATTATTGGCCGTTGGCGCGTGCTCATCTATTGATGTAGTAGAAATTCTTAAAAAATCACGCCAAGGGATTACCGGCTGCGAATGTCAACTCGATGCTCAGCGAGCAGATGAAGCCCCAAGAGTGTTTACTGAGATTCATGCCCATTATGTTGTCAGTGGCGAAAACCTAAGTGAGAAGCACATTCAACGTGCCGTTCAACTGTCAGCTGAAAAATACTGCTCAGTCATGTTGATGTTAGAAGGAAAAGTTAAGATCACGACCAGTTTTAGTATACAGCCCTAG
- a CDS encoding CvfB family protein: MLQIGKFNSLNVIKQVPFGFYLDGGDDGEVLLPTKFAAEDCKIGDTCHVFIYHDSDSRLIATTQTPLAEVDECAFLKVVSVNNVGAFLDWGIDKDILVPYSEQDFPMAEGVSYVVFVYFDDETGKVAASTRLRDFLFEEGQNFAPKQEVDLLICGRTDMGYKAVINGSHLGLIFKDEVFKPLRMGERTKGFIKRIREDNKIDLCFQFHDDGARKDLAEQIIDDLEAHGGISTLTDKSSAQEISKRFNVSKNVYKKALGALYKQKRILLDKSKITLIK; this comes from the coding sequence ATGCTGCAAATTGGTAAGTTCAACTCATTAAACGTAATTAAACAGGTACCCTTCGGATTTTACCTTGATGGTGGAGACGATGGTGAGGTTCTGCTCCCCACTAAGTTTGCTGCCGAAGATTGTAAGATTGGTGATACCTGCCACGTCTTTATTTATCACGATAGCGACAGTCGCTTGATCGCCACCACGCAAACACCTTTGGCTGAAGTAGATGAATGCGCCTTCTTAAAGGTGGTGAGTGTAAATAATGTAGGTGCGTTTTTAGATTGGGGTATCGATAAAGACATTCTGGTGCCCTATAGCGAGCAAGACTTCCCGATGGCAGAGGGCGTGTCTTACGTAGTATTTGTGTATTTTGATGATGAAACAGGGAAGGTTGCTGCTTCCACGCGTTTACGTGACTTTTTATTTGAAGAAGGTCAGAACTTTGCGCCTAAGCAAGAAGTCGATTTATTGATTTGTGGCCGCACTGATATGGGATACAAAGCGGTGATAAATGGCAGTCACCTAGGTTTGATATTCAAAGATGAAGTGTTTAAACCTTTGCGTATGGGTGAGCGCACTAAAGGGTTTATTAAACGTATCCGTGAGGACAACAAAATTGATCTGTGTTTTCAATTTCACGATGATGGCGCACGCAAAGATTTGGCAGAACAAATTATTGACGATCTCGAGGCCCATGGCGGTATATCAACTTTAACGGATAAAAGCTCAGCGCAAGAAATATCAAAGCGCTTCAATGTCAGTAAAAATGTATACAAGAAGGCGCTAGGCGCTTTATACAAGCAAAAACGCATATTGCTTGATAAGAGCAAAATCACCTTAATTAAATAG
- a CDS encoding D-amino acid aminotransferase: MSIVFLNGEYLPQEQAKISPMDRGFLFGDGIYEVVPTYQGEAVGFMPHIERMQSGLASIGIQLDYTVEDWQEIIHTLIAKNETGNRGIYLHVSRGTDTKRAHAYPTGVEPTVFAFSFEIPPAPTPDKEGVKAFNVTSSEDLRWKRCNIKSTSLLGNVMHYQQSQDLGMQETILFNQQQELTEASSCNVFMVKNNVIATPALDNQLLPGVTRKLLLAILREHSSFKVEERVITMDEVRDADELWLTSSSKEVAPIVTLDGTPVGNGSVGDVWLQAQALFSQYKYQY, encoded by the coding sequence ATGAGCATCGTATTTTTAAATGGGGAATATCTCCCCCAAGAACAAGCTAAAATTTCACCTATGGACCGCGGGTTCTTATTCGGCGACGGCATTTATGAAGTGGTACCTACCTATCAAGGTGAAGCTGTTGGCTTTATGCCTCATATTGAACGTATGCAATCGGGTTTGGCGTCTATCGGCATTCAACTTGATTACACAGTAGAAGACTGGCAAGAAATCATTCATACGTTGATCGCAAAGAACGAGACCGGTAACCGCGGAATTTATCTTCATGTTAGTCGCGGCACTGACACCAAACGAGCTCATGCATATCCGACAGGCGTCGAACCAACGGTATTTGCCTTTTCATTCGAGATACCGCCTGCGCCGACACCAGACAAAGAAGGTGTAAAAGCGTTCAATGTTACCAGCAGTGAAGATTTGCGCTGGAAGCGATGCAATATTAAATCGACCTCGTTACTCGGCAATGTTATGCATTATCAACAAAGCCAAGATCTTGGTATGCAAGAAACCATACTGTTTAATCAACAACAGGAACTTACCGAAGCAAGCTCATGCAACGTATTTATGGTCAAAAATAACGTGATCGCTACTCCCGCTTTGGATAACCAACTGCTACCAGGTGTTACTAGAAAGTTGCTGTTAGCCATTTTACGTGAGCACAGCTCATTTAAGGTTGAAGAACGTGTTATCACGATGGACGAGGTACGTGATGCGGATGAATTATGGCTGACCAGCTCATCCAAAGAAGTGGCTCCTATTGTAACGCTTGATGGTACTCCGGTGGGTAACGGTTCTGTCGGTGATGTATGGTTGCAAGCACAAGCCTTGTTTAGCCAATATAAATATCAATATTAA
- the alr gene encoding alanine racemase translates to MPRPISITVDLDAIRQNFAYANALGVNALESSINDRQSNTLAVIKADAYGHGAVATARALNGQAALLAVSSIEEAVSLRQHHIKTPILLLEGCFCPSELSVVNELNLQIVIHNQKQIEDLLAQVLTKPIKVWLKVDTGMHRLGIPVSDALKAYTQLASSKNVCSVMLMTHFATSDHPDHPLLLSQIQSIQKLAEKVSAEPSYAGCSLANSAALLATPKSISTWNRPGIMLYGISPFNQSDINVLPLIPAMTFSSKVIALRRVATGESVGYGAIWTAKRPSIIATVAAGYGDGYPRTAKSGTPVMVNGQIAPLAGRVSMDMLCVDVTQLTDISEGSPVELWGKNIPVNDVAAWADTLGYELVTRMPTRAKRVFINE, encoded by the coding sequence ATGCCACGCCCTATTTCGATTACGGTAGATCTGGATGCTATCCGTCAAAACTTCGCATATGCAAATGCTCTGGGTGTTAACGCCTTGGAAAGTTCCATCAACGACCGTCAGAGCAATACTCTTGCGGTCATCAAAGCTGATGCTTACGGCCACGGCGCAGTAGCAACAGCGCGCGCTCTTAATGGCCAAGCCGCTCTACTTGCGGTATCGAGTATTGAAGAAGCCGTAAGTTTGCGCCAACACCATATAAAGACGCCCATTTTATTGCTTGAAGGCTGCTTTTGTCCTAGTGAATTGAGTGTTGTAAATGAATTAAACCTACAAATTGTTATTCACAACCAAAAGCAAATTGAAGATCTGCTGGCCCAAGTATTAACGAAGCCCATAAAAGTATGGTTGAAAGTTGATACTGGTATGCATCGCCTAGGCATACCTGTCTCAGATGCATTGAAGGCTTATACTCAACTCGCATCCAGTAAGAATGTGTGCTCGGTTATGCTTATGACGCACTTTGCTACATCTGATCACCCCGATCACCCTTTACTGCTGAGTCAAATACAGTCAATACAAAAGCTTGCTGAAAAAGTATCGGCGGAGCCGTCATACGCAGGTTGTAGCTTAGCCAATTCAGCTGCCCTACTTGCTACACCGAAAAGCATCAGCACTTGGAACCGCCCAGGGATCATGCTGTATGGTATTAGTCCCTTCAACCAAAGTGATATCAACGTTCTACCACTCATTCCGGCGATGACTTTTAGCTCAAAAGTGATTGCATTGAGACGCGTCGCAACTGGCGAGTCAGTAGGGTACGGCGCAATATGGACAGCGAAGCGACCAAGCATTATCGCCACTGTGGCGGCAGGTTATGGTGATGGTTACCCTCGAACGGCTAAATCTGGCACCCCTGTTATGGTCAATGGCCAGATAGCGCCGTTAGCGGGTCGTGTTTCGATGGACATGTTGTGCGTTGACGTCACTCAATTAACCGATATAAGTGAAGGCAGCCCAGTCGAGCTTTGGGGCAAGAATATACCGGTTAATGACGTGGCCGCTTGGGCGGATACGTTAGGCTATGAATTAGTCACCCGAATGCCAACGCGCGCCAAACGGGTATTTATTAACGAGTAA
- the cmoB gene encoding tRNA 5-methoxyuridine(34)/uridine 5-oxyacetic acid(34) synthase CmoB, producing the protein MSVPWFNQFYKEIADSPLSAWLELLPGQISTWQKEQLHGDFNKWVKLLGKLPQTHPSEIELKERVEFGLQSEINEYTQKQIIGLLKQFMPWRKGPFHIHGIHIDTEWRSDWKWERVQPHIQSLENRYVLDVGCGSGYHMWRMLGENAKMVVGADPSQLFLMQFQATKHFNPDPRIHLLPVGVEQLPEKNAFDTVFSMGVLYHRKSPLDFLQQLKNQLRPGGELILETLVVEGDENTVLMAGDRYAQMRNVWFLPSTDALCLWMKRLGFKNVRVVDLAKTTIEEQRATQWMDSQSLVDFLDPNDHSKTIEGYPAPLRAVVVAER; encoded by the coding sequence ATGTCAGTCCCTTGGTTCAACCAGTTTTATAAAGAAATTGCCGACTCCCCGCTAAGTGCTTGGTTAGAGCTTCTTCCCGGGCAAATTTCTACCTGGCAAAAAGAGCAGCTACACGGTGATTTCAACAAGTGGGTAAAGCTGCTTGGCAAGCTGCCTCAGACTCATCCTAGTGAAATTGAGCTCAAAGAGAGGGTTGAATTTGGGCTGCAAAGCGAGATAAACGAGTATACGCAGAAGCAAATTATAGGCTTACTTAAGCAGTTTATGCCATGGCGTAAAGGGCCATTTCATATTCATGGTATTCATATTGATACAGAGTGGCGGTCCGACTGGAAATGGGAAAGAGTACAACCGCATATACAGTCGTTAGAAAATCGTTATGTTCTTGATGTTGGTTGCGGCAGTGGCTACCACATGTGGCGTATGCTAGGAGAAAACGCCAAAATGGTGGTGGGCGCGGACCCTTCTCAGTTATTTTTGATGCAGTTCCAAGCCACTAAGCATTTTAACCCCGACCCACGCATTCATTTATTGCCCGTAGGTGTTGAGCAGCTACCTGAAAAAAATGCCTTTGATACGGTTTTTTCAATGGGGGTACTGTATCACCGAAAAAGTCCACTCGATTTTTTACAACAGCTAAAAAATCAGTTGCGACCCGGTGGCGAGCTCATTCTCGAGACACTTGTAGTTGAGGGAGATGAAAATACTGTATTGATGGCCGGGGACAGGTACGCTCAAATGCGCAACGTATGGTTTTTGCCTAGTACAGATGCCTTGTGTTTATGGATGAAACGACTGGGCTTTAAAAATGTGCGCGTGGTAGATTTAGCAAAAACTACGATAGAAGAGCAGCGCGCAACGCAGTGGATGGACAGTCAATCTTTGGTTGATTTTCTTGACCCGAATGATCACTCAAAAACCATTGAAGGCTATCCTGCGCCCCTGAGGGCCGTTGTTGTGGCTGAGCGATAG
- the cmoA gene encoding carboxy-S-adenosyl-L-methionine synthase CmoA, producing MQSSKDAIYSQPQQVSDFRFDDTVAEVFPDMIQRSVPGYNTIVDAIGQLAGRYATNNSNIYDLGCSLGAVSLAAAKYVVADNCSIIAVDNSEAMAQRCARHVKAYKANTPIEVICDDLQNIHIENASSVVMNFTLQFIDPTQRDQIIQSIYDGLAPGGIFILSEKLRHASEQGNELLIDLHHEFKRRNGYSELEISQKRESIENILRAETFEAHQTRLQNAGFDDVVLWFQCFNFASIVAIKS from the coding sequence ATGCAATCAAGCAAAGACGCCATTTATTCACAACCTCAACAGGTAAGTGATTTCCGCTTCGATGATACCGTAGCAGAGGTTTTTCCAGATATGATCCAGCGCTCTGTGCCGGGTTATAACACCATCGTCGATGCAATTGGGCAATTGGCTGGACGCTACGCTACAAACAATTCCAATATATACGATCTCGGTTGCTCCCTCGGCGCAGTTAGCTTAGCAGCGGCAAAATACGTAGTGGCTGATAACTGTAGTATCATTGCAGTGGATAACTCTGAAGCTATGGCTCAGCGGTGTGCCCGGCACGTAAAAGCGTATAAAGCGAATACTCCCATAGAGGTGATTTGCGATGATTTACAAAATATCCACATCGAAAATGCATCAAGTGTGGTAATGAACTTCACATTGCAATTTATCGACCCCACTCAGCGTGATCAGATTATTCAGAGCATATACGATGGCTTAGCACCGGGTGGAATTTTCATACTTTCAGAGAAGCTTCGCCACGCATCAGAGCAAGGGAATGAGTTACTAATTGACCTTCATCATGAGTTTAAAAGGCGCAATGGTTATAGCGAGCTAGAGATAAGTCAAAAGCGTGAATCAATTGAAAACATTTTGCGGGCTGAAACGTTTGAGGCGCATCAAACCAGACTACAAAATGCTGGTTTTGACGATGTCGTATTGTGGTTTCAGTGTTTTAACTTTGCCTCCATTGTCGCGATCAAAAGCTAA